A segment of the Cohnella algarum genome:
CGTCTTCGTGTCGTCGTTTTCCTCCACGGTCACGAGGTATGCCGTCTTCCCGTCCGCCGAATACCCGACCGCGGTGCGCGCCCGGTTCGCGTTGCCGCTAAGCCCGCTGATCTCCCGCGAGAACGTCGCGGCTTTGCCGCCGTCGACGAGAATCGTATGCCCGCTCACCATCATCTGGAACGAAGTCGGGTCATAGGTCTGTCCGCTCGTCTGCGACACGAGGCTGTAGGTAGACGTTACCTTTTGCCCGACGGTCAGGCTGTTTTTGATAAAATCGGCCGCCGCCTTGTGCCCGCGCAGGATGTAGCCGTTCGCCGGAATCGGGGTCGCGATCTGCGTATCGACCGCGATTTCCGTCACGACGCCGTCCACGACGAGCGCTTCGGTCGGCGTCGTCGCGCTGTTTTTCGGGCGTTCCGTTCCCGTCCAGGCGCTCGTGTACATGTACAAAGCGTTGGCGTGGCTGAACCCGTTGTCCGGTTCCGTGCGGTACGCGCTCTGGTTGATGCCGCTAAGCGGGAACGAACTGCCGTCGACGGACACCGTGCCGGTGAACGAAAACCGGTCGATGATCGGCTTTTTGTCCTTGGTCAGGCCGAATGCGTACATGCCCGTAAGCTGGGACGTGCTGGACAGCAGCTGTCCGCTCGTAATTTGCGCCCCCATCGGCGCGCCTTCGCTCGAGCTGGACGTGTTGAACAGGTCGCCGTTGACGCCGGCCACCGCTCCCGTTTCCTTCGCCATGGCGGTGACGGACTGCCGCGCCGTGACGCTGCCGCCTTTGCCTCCGAGCGCATTGAGCTGGACGTAAGGGTTCGTAAGGTCGATTGCGAGGACGTGAATGTTTTCGGTCGTTTTCGCGGCGTCCGAGGGGACCCATTGGTAATCGATTTGCCGCGCTCCGCTCGTGACGATCGTCTCCGATTGCTTGACGAGCTTGTACGTAACCGCGGCCTTCGCCGTCGTCGCGGCTGCCGCGATCGGCGGCTTGGCGAACGGCCAGGCCGGCCCGAAAACGGCGGACAGCGCGATAGCCCCGGACAGAACGGGGATCCAAATTTTCCGATACGGTTTCCAATTTGTCGATTGTACTGGCATTTCGTTCTCCCATGCTGAAAAATGTACTCGAAAGACCCTGGACTTTCCGCCCACTTCTCTCTATTAATGTAGACTCCGCTTAGATCAAAAAGTTACATCCGATCATAGATTTAGATGAAAATATTTTGCATGAAAAAGAAAAGCTATCTCCGTTTGCGCGTTTTTACGGAGATAGCCTCGCGCGGATCTCGCATGGTTACTTTACATAGCGCTTCAAGATTTCGTCCCAATCGGTATGAAGCCGGACGATGTCCTCGTCGATAATCTCGCTTCCGTTCTGTACCTCGATGAACTCCAGATCGGCGATCGCCCGGATCCCGTGCCTGGCGCCGACCGGAATGTGCAGCACGTCGCCGGCCGCGACCCGCCGGATCTTGCCTTCCAGGGCAAAATCGCCCGTCCCTTTGATGATCGTCCACACCTCGTTGCGCTTGCCGTGGTAGTGGTAGCTCAAATTTTTCCCCGCCGCGATGCCGACCCGCTTCGTCAGCACCTCGTACTCGTCGTCCGTCACCGCATAGTCCAAAATTTTGTACCAGCCCCATCGCCGCTCCTCGTACATCGGACGCCGGACGAAATCGACGACGTCCTTGATGCGCGGGCTCGCGTCTTTGTCCGAGACGAGAATGCCGTCCGGGCTGGCGGCCACGACGACGTTGCGGAGGCCGAGCGCGACGATCGGAATGTCCAGCTCGTTCACGACATGGGTATTGGCGCTCTGCGCGTCGATTTTCCCCTTGCCGGTCAAATGCTCGGACAGCTCCTCCGTCAGCGTGTTCCACGTGCCGAGGTCCTTCCATTCCCCTTCGTACGGCACGACGACGATCCGGCTGCTCTTCTCGACCACCTCGTAGTCGAAGCTGATTTTCGGCAGCCGCTTGTAGTGACGGGCAAGCTCGGCAAAATCGAGCGGCATTTCCTTCTCGCGCAAAATGTCCATCAGCTTGCCCAGCTTGAACGCGAACACGCCGCAGTTCCACAGCGCGCCTTCCGCGATCAGCTCGGCCGCCTTCGCCTGGCTCGGCTTCTCCTGGAAGCGGCTGACGGAGGCGTAGGGGGCGTGCGGCCGAACCGTGCTAACGCCGGTCGGACTGCCGGCAGCCGGCCGGGAATCGCCGAACCTCAACTCCGATCGGACAGAGACATTCTCTTGCGAACGAAGGTCCGGGATCGCGCGCTCGTCGCCGGATTCGTCCGGGACGATGTAGCCGTACTTCTCCGATGGGAACGTCGGCTTGACGCCCATCAGCGCAAGCTCCGCCTCCGAACGGTTCAGCGCCTCGTCCAGCAGCTTCAACCGTTCAAAATAAGCCTCGTCCACGTACGGATCTACCGGTAGCACGATAACAGTTTCGTCGGGTCCGGCTTTTTGCACCGAATGCAGGTAAGCGGCCGCGAGCGCGACGGCGGGAAACGTATCCCTTCGCTCCGGCTCCACGATGAGCGGCACCTCCGAGTCCAGCTGGCTGTGAATCATCTCGACCTGGGACTTGCTCGTCGCGATAAACGTGGAGTCCGCCAGCCCGACGTTTTTCAACTGCCCCCATACCCGCTGAATCATGGAAATCTTCGGTTCGTCCGCGCCGCCCAGCACCTTCAAAAACTGCTTGGACCGCGAGTCGCTCGAAAGCGGCCACAGCCTCTTGCCGGAGCCTCCCGAGAGGAGTACGAGCTTCATAGGGTTACCTCACCTTAAAATGAAGTTCGAATCGACGATCGATCCTGATCAATCCCGCCACCTCTATATATACTTTTCCGGAGCGCCCCTTTATGATTTCGAAGCGAAAAAAAGCTATCCGGACCCGAAAAGCTTCGGACCGGATAGCTTGTCATTTGTTTATGATTACATTAGCGATTCAGCCAATTCTCTCAAAGCGTTAATTTCCGACTCGAATTCGCTGCGATATGTTGTAAGAATATCGGTGCTGAATCCGCCCGCCTTCAGTTGCGCCTCGGTATCGCTCACGATCGATTCGAACTGAGCCGTGCAGGACGCGAGCTTCGCTTCTCCTTGCGCGATAAGCGCGGCTTGCTTCTCCGGATCGGACTCCAGAATATATTGGGCGCCAAGGCTCACCGCCGTGTTCTTGCACTCCGTCTTCAGGTTCGTGAGCTTCGTATACGCAGCCGCCTCGATTTCGG
Coding sequences within it:
- a CDS encoding sugar phosphate nucleotidyltransferase, with the protein product MKLVLLSGGSGKRLWPLSSDSRSKQFLKVLGGADEPKISMIQRVWGQLKNVGLADSTFIATSKSQVEMIHSQLDSEVPLIVEPERRDTFPAVALAAAYLHSVQKAGPDETVIVLPVDPYVDEAYFERLKLLDEALNRSEAELALMGVKPTFPSEKYGYIVPDESGDERAIPDLRSQENVSVRSELRFGDSRPAAGSPTGVSTVRPHAPYASVSRFQEKPSQAKAAELIAEGALWNCGVFAFKLGKLMDILREKEMPLDFAELARHYKRLPKISFDYEVVEKSSRIVVVPYEGEWKDLGTWNTLTEELSEHLTGKGKIDAQSANTHVVNELDIPIVALGLRNVVVAASPDGILVSDKDASPRIKDVVDFVRRPMYEERRWGWYKILDYAVTDDEYEVLTKRVGIAAGKNLSYHYHGKRNEVWTIIKGTGDFALEGKIRRVAAGDVLHIPVGARHGIRAIADLEFIEVQNGSEIIDEDIVRLHTDWDEILKRYVK